The DNA sequence GCTACTTCCCGCTACAGAACGCACTCAGATTGGAGTGGCTTCCCTTCGGGATCCTTCGGCAGAGAGCGAATCGAGGCTCAGAATCAGGTCGGCTTGTAATGCCTGTCGCACGCGAAAATCCAAGGTCAGAGGCTTTGCGTTGGACTGTTACAGGCCTCCAGTACTTTGTTAACAATGTGATGCATTTATAGTGTAGTGCGGAGCGACCAAAATGTGCTGCTTGCATCTCCCAAAAGACCCATTGCGAGTATAACACTGCCAACACGGATGAAACGCATTCTCACGCTCTCAAACGAAAGTACGACGTGTTGACTCAACGAAAGACGAACTACGAAGAGCTATATGAACTGCTTCAAACCCGTCCTCCAGAGGAAGCCGCTGAAGTCTATACACGCATAAGAGCTGGCGCTGATGCAGGGTTCCTTCTCAGGCATATACAGGACGGAAGTCTTCTTctgcagatgaggatggtgCCCGAGAGTCGCTATCGCTATCGATTCCCCTATATAGACGAGATGCCGGCATTCTTACTGTATCCAGAAAATCCATACCTCGATTCATTGCTATATGAATGTACTCTTAGGGACCGAATACCTCTCGTTTCGCAAGCAATGgcaccagcatcatcttcagcgccCGGTGGAGATGAACACCAAGGCGCCTACCTCAAGCCTTTTCATGCAGCGGAAGTTGTGGATCCAAAGTTGGAATTGATTAAGCCGTCTGCTTGGACTTCTGTTTGCTCTGATGATGGGCTGATGCGAAAACTCTTTGATATTTACTTTCTCCAAGAATATCATGCGGCTCCATTTTTCCACAAGGACTATTTTCTTGAAGACATGATTGATAAAAGACATGACTTCTGTTCTTCTTTATTGGTCAACGCCATATTGGCCATGGCTTGCGTTAGTTCTCTTTGTGGCTAGGTAATCAGTCGGCAGCTTGCTAAATATGTCTTAGCATTCCGATCATTCCAATCCGAACCGTGCAGAGTTCTGGAACCCGAATAACAGAGCCTATCGATTTCTTGCCGAAACCCGTCGCTTATGGGAACTGGAAGCGAGAGAACCGAATCTTATGACCGTTCAGGCCACCCTTATCCTCCATATTGTCTATAACATGAATGGGACAGATGAGCTTGGTTACCGTTACCTTGAACAGGCAGTAGAGATGGCTAATAGTCTCGATCTGTTCAAGTCATCCGCTATAGCGAGCAGAAAGAAACGCAATGCCCGAGAGTTGACTGCTTGGGTTTTGCATGGTTGGCAAGGGTATATCTAAATTTGCTCGCAACATGTTTCATGTCTCTAATTTACACATTCATTCATAGTGTTATGGCTTATATGCATCAGCGCTTACCTTTATGCCAGAATGCGCCTGAATCGTCTCTGCCAGATCCGTTCGAGCATCCCCAGTGGTATGGAGAGGTTAGGTTCAAGTTCCCGTGTGCTCCAACCATATTTAGCACTCATCTCAGTCAATTCACCTGGGCAAAAATAGAATTGTGGTGCATAGCACGGGATATGGCATCTCAAATCAAGGAGTTAAAAGCTAGGCACGTTGAGCTTTTGGCCAACCAAGTTTTAGCATTCTGTATTAAACTGGTACACTGGTACAGGAATCTTCCGCGGTGCATGAGGCCGGATCGAATCGTTACCCCATATCAGCTACAGCTTCAGTGAGTATCAATGGAGCTTACATCTGCGTGACTTCTGGTTACTAAGTATTTTGCAGCATGCAATTCCATAATTACATAATCAATCTCCTCGAAGAACCAATGGTTACCAGGCTAGACAACCCGCAATTCATCGACATCTTCTCTCAGTCCCTTGGGCAAAAGCCTCGGGAGCTTCTCTCTAGTTCGAAACTTTTATTCGAGACAGTAATTCGCTTATACTACCTCCGCCATGGCTTTGAAGCATTGGACTACTTCATGGTCCAATATCTCAGCATGCTTGCCTTTATGGCTCATGGTGCTATTCATGCAAGCATGCAAAAGACGACGCTACAGGCGCTACAGTCAACCATTTTACTCGCCACCATGGGTCTCCGCGATCAAAGCGCTTCCTCTTACACGGGCCGGATGGTGTTCAAAGTAGTCCATAGTGGAATGAGGCCAGAGGAGATTGAGCTGATAGATCGATTTACAGGGCAGGGCCGACATATAGAGAATCAGCCACCGCCAGGCTGGCGAGCTATATCTTCATGGGGATTGGATTTTGGCAGCATCGCTGCTGATCGCGCAGCCTCTAATCTCGGTAAgctttttgaagaagctaGAATCAGTGAATCAGCTGAGCACGATGACTAGGATGAAATGTGTTCGCCGAAAGCACGCTCTAATGTTCTATATAAGTCATCATACAGCgctttgtttttctttcataTATAGCGACATGCATATGCAACTCATGATAACGTATCTGATCCAGGCAAGAATGAGCAAGAAGTATATCTTGGTCTGTTTTTCATGTGGTATGTCTTGGATATATCTGGTAGTGATCTATGCCTTCAGTACCGGTCCGACTGCCAATAGCAAGGCGCGGTTCATATGTGGTACGAGTCCCATGTGACAAGACAAAGTCTAGACCGCCAAGCCTACTTGGACAATTCTGTCATTGAAATGGCGTTTAAGATTGTCAATGGTCAATAGCCAGTATGGAATAGGTCTTCGGAGAGGCAATTGCCATGCCAAGGATACACACAATGATGCAACACGAGACAGCATCAATAGCCGACTGTCAACTCACGACAAACGGCTAAGAAAAGTGATACTTTACGCCATATCCGGCCCGCCCTTAACTATAGTCTCACACAACTTACCCTGATCCTGGCTTCCTTCTTCCCCGCGATTCATGTCTCATGCTTATTTTCTAGGGCAAAACGACAAAATGGTGGAGGTGGCGACTCTCGCCCCCCGGAATACCCGCCGAGCTATGCCGGCTTAGACCTGGAGTCGTCTCCATCCCGGCTATTGAAACTCAGCTCATGTTTAGCTCATCGGCAAATGAAAAAATGAAGGGCTCAGCGCAGCCAAAGAGTTCAATGGAAAGCGTCGGCTTTTGCTTTCCCCAGACTGATGGAAAAAAAGTGAAGAACAAAGGTTGAGCTATTGGCGCAAGGGTTGACTCGAGTTTCTCACGCCATGTGGGACCGGCTCAACCACTATCGTCCAACTCTGTTGTGAAGAAAACAACTCCACGCTTTATAAAAAGGATCCATCACCTCCGCACATTTGATCCGATCTGAATCCGGGGAATGTCAGGATCGAGTTCATCTCACGTGCGGTGTTTTGATCTTGTCTCCATCTCAATCCTAGTCACATTGTCATTAttatagagagagagagactgcCGCCTTTCACAGTCACAATGGCTCTCGCAGACTCAAAGCCAAACTCCACCCACGAGGAACATAAAGGAGGCAGCATGGACATTGACGGCGGCAAAACACAAGTCAAGCATGGAGATCGGGCTTTGGCTCTCATCGGCAACGAGCAAGTCGAGCTCACCGAGGAAGACAGCCGTCGCATCTGCCGCAAGACGGATCGAgtcatcctcgccatcttAGTCTGGGTCTATTTCCTGCAGATTCTCGATAAATCCGTCCTCGGCTATGGCGCTACATATGGGTTGAAGACGGACACAAACTTGTCCGGCAACGAGTATTCTCTTGTTGGCTCAATTGCTCCCATTGCGCAGTTGGCATGGCAGCCCTTTTCATCCTATCTCATCGTCAAAGTCCCGCACCGTATCCTGATGCCGTGCCTTATCCTTGGCTGGGGCATTGCACAAGCCTCAATGGCTGCTTGCCACAACTTTAGCAGCTTGATGGCCGCGCGTTTCTTCCTTGGTCTCTTCGAAGCCGGTTGCCTGCCGCTATTCAGTCTCATCACGAGTCAATGGTACAGACGCGCTGAGCAACCGATTCGAGTTGCAGCATGGTACGGCACCAACGGAGCTGCCACCATTGTCGCAGCTGCTCTATCCTATGGACTGGGACATATTCAGTCCGATGTTCTTCGAGAGTGGCAAATGTATGTATCCCTACAACTTGATCCCAATCTTCTATGCCCTAGTCATAAAGACAACATACTAATATGATCTACTGTagcatcttcctctttgtcggTCTCGTCACCATAATCTCCTCCCCCTTCGTCTACTGGAAACTCGAAAACGACATCCCATCCGCCCGATTCCTcacagaacaagaaaaggccCAGGCCATCGAGAGACTGCGCGCCAACCAAACAGGAACTGGAAGCCGAGAGTTCAAGTGGCGACAGCTCCTCGAGGCCGCCCTGGAACCAAAGACATACCTCTGGatcgccatggccatgcTGCTCAACGTCGGCGCCAGCGTAACCAACACCTTTGGACCGCTTATCCTAAACGGCCTTGTTTCAGACAAATACATGACCAGCCTGTTGAACATGCCCTTTGGCGCTC is a window from the Trichoderma atroviride chromosome 5, complete sequence genome containing:
- a CDS encoding uncharacterized protein (EggNog:ENOG41~TransMembrane:12 (i61-79o99-116i128-146o158-176i188-208o220-240i291-315o327-347i354-374o386-406i418-436o448-473i)), producing MALADSKPNSTHEEHKGGSMDIDGGKTQVKHGDRALALIGNEQVELTEEDSRRICRKTDRVILAILVWVYFLQILDKSVLGYGATYGLKTDTNLSGNEYSLVGSIAPIAQLAWQPFSSYLIVKVPHRILMPCLILGWGIAQASMAACHNFSSLMAARFFLGLFEAGCLPLFSLITSQWYRRAEQPIRVAAWYGTNGAATIVAAALSYGLGHIQSDVLREWQIIFLFVGLVTIISSPFVYWKLENDIPSARFLTEQEKAQAIERLRANQTGTGSREFKWRQLLEAALEPKTYLWIAMAMLLNVGASVTNTFGPLILNGLVSDKYMTSLLNMPFGALQVIVILLASFLAQKARVKGAILMFFMIPVVAGLAVLYSVPRDNSAKAALLVGYYLLAFLFGGNPLIVTWIVGNTAGTTKKSAIMSVYNAASAAGNIVGPLLFNANDAPAYKPGLRACLAIFVALVAVVAIQWANLIVLNKLQSKKRVRNGKKAVVVDHSMDATYRAMDDSNDEEVVVADGNAAGNTEHVGDARLGEQAFLDLTDRENDEFVYIY
- a CDS encoding uncharacterized protein (EggNog:ENOG41~TransMembrane:1 (o48-68i)), which encodes MVTRLDNPQFIDIFSQSLGQKPRELLSSSKLLFETVIRLYYLRHGFEALDYFMVQYLSMLAFMAHGAIHASMQKTTLQALQSTILLATMGLRDQSASSYTGRMVFKVVHSGMRPEEIELIDRFTGQGRHIENQPPPGWRAISSWGLDFGSIAADRAASNLGKLFEEARISESAEHDD